TTTGTGTTATAATTTTTGGAAAAAGTGTTACCATGTAAAGGAGGTATTTAAAATGCATATACCTGATGGATATTTGGGACCTCAGACCTACGGAAGCTTGTTTGTAGTAATGACTCCTTTTTGGATAAAAGCTTACAATTATATCAAGAAAAATCTTAGAATAAAACAAATTCCACTTATAGCTCTTGGTGCCGCCTTTTCTTTTGTAATTATGATGTTTAATATACCTATACCTGGAGGAACCACAGGGCATGCAGTAGGGGGCGTATTACTCTCTATTCTTTTAGGTCCATGGACGACTTCTATTATAATATCCATTGTTTTAATAATTCAGGCACTAATATTTGGCGATGGTGGAATAACAGCTATTGCTGCAAATTGCTTCAACTTAGGGATAATTATGCCTTTTGCAGGATATTTTGTTTATAATATTTTAAAGGGTAAAGAACCATTAAACTCTAAAAAAGGATTAATTTCTGCGGGAATAGGAGCGTATGTAGGATTGAATATGGCAGCTTTAGCAACAGCTTTTATGCTTGGAATTCAGCCATATATTTCAAAGGCAAGTGATGGAAAGCCTCTTTATTGCCCCTATCCCTTACATGTTACAATACCTGCTATGATGATAGAACATCTTTTTCTTTTTGGTTTTATAGAAGCTATCATTACTGTTCTTGTTTTAAGTTATCTTATAAAAACAAATATGATAAAGGAGTGGGAAAATGTATAAATTATGGAAAGGCATAATAATATTAGTGATATTATCTCCTTTGGGAATAATTCTTCCATATCTATTTAATGCTGGTGCTGCATGGGGAGAATGGAGTTCGGAGGAGATTAAAGAATTTATTGGCTATGTACCTGAAGGTCTTGAAAAATTAGAAAAATTAGGAAAACCATTGTTTCCAGATTATAATTTAAAAATTTGGGAAGAGGCGGGTTTATTGGAACAATCCCTAGGATATATAATTACTGGACTAATAGGTGTAGGTATAGTAGTATTAGTAACGTACTTATTGGGAAAGATTGCAGTAAAGAATAAATAAAATGGGTAACTTTATAGACAAGACCTTAGATGAGTTTAATAAAGTATTAAAGTCTTTTCTTCTTTTTGAAGAAAAAAAAGAATCCTTTTTATGTAGTATAAATGAAAGGATAAAAATTGTCATTCTTCTTTTTATTCTTATAATTATTAGTCTTTTGCAAAGGATTGAATTAATCATAGCTTTTTATTTATTAAGTATAATTATAGGATATTTAGGAAAAATTGGGGTAAGAAACTTATTAAGAACCACATGGATATTTATTCCTATCTTTACACTTATTATTGCCCTTCCCACAGCTTTTATTAATCCTCTGAATTTTTCCTTTGGTTTTACAAGGGAAGGGCTATTAAATGCTTTAAGGTTTGTACTAAGAGTTGCCACATCTATTTCTTATATAAGACTTTTAATTCTTTCTACTTCATGGATAAAAATCTTATCAGGATTAAGAGGGATTGGTATTCCATCTCTTATCATAACAATAATTGCTATAACCTACAGATATATATTTCTTCTCTTAAAAATAGGAGAGGATTTATATTTTGCTAAAAAAAGTAGAACAATAAAAATAAATCTAAAAAGGGAGCATAGTTTTACGGCAAATAGCATTGGCATTATGGCAATAAAAAGTCATGAACTTTCTAAGGAAGTTTATCAAGGTATGCTTTCTCGGGGTATAACAAAGGATTTTTCCTTTTCCTTTGAAAGTAAAATTTCCATGAGAGATATTGTTATTTTAATTTCTGTAATATTTATTATATTGATTCTTTTTTTGATTTTCGAAGGAATAAAAATATGAAAGAAGAATTAATTTTTAAATTGGAAAATGTTAGTTATTATTATCTTGATCATAAAGTTGCCCTTTCTTCTATAAGTCTAGAAATTTATAAGGGTGAAAAAATATGTATACTTGGTCCCAATGGTTCTGGAAAGTCTACTCTATTAAAAATTCTTGATGGACTTCTATACCCTAAAGAAGGAAATTTTTTTGCTTTTTCTCAAAGAATAACTGAAAAAACTTTTAATAATCATGATTTCAATAAATTTTTCAGAAAAAATGTAGTACTTCTGTTCCAGAATGTAGATGCTCAACTTTTTTCTCCCAGAGTAGAAGATGAAATAGCTCTTAGCTTAATTCAACTCGGATATAAAAAAGAGGAAATAGAAGAAAAGATAAGAAAAATATCTGAATTCTTTAGAATAACTCATCTTTTAGATAGAGCTCCCTTTCAACTTAGCGAGGGAGAAAAGAAAAAAGTAGCTCTTGCGTCTTTGCTTGTGATAGAACCTTCAGTAATTCTTCTTGATGAACCTACTAATGAACTTGATCCAAGAAGTAAGAGAGAACTTATTAAATACGTAAAAGAATTGCAGTCTGAGAACAAAACA
This genomic interval from Dictyoglomus sp. contains the following:
- the cbiM gene encoding cobalt transporter CbiM → MHIPDGYLGPQTYGSLFVVMTPFWIKAYNYIKKNLRIKQIPLIALGAAFSFVIMMFNIPIPGGTTGHAVGGVLLSILLGPWTTSIIISIVLIIQALIFGDGGITAIAANCFNLGIIMPFAGYFVYNILKGKEPLNSKKGLISAGIGAYVGLNMAALATAFMLGIQPYISKASDGKPLYCPYPLHVTIPAMMIEHLFLFGFIEAIITVLVLSYLIKTNMIKEWENV
- a CDS encoding cobalamin biosynthesis protein, which gives rise to MYKLWKGIIILVILSPLGIILPYLFNAGAAWGEWSSEEIKEFIGYVPEGLEKLEKLGKPLFPDYNLKIWEEAGLLEQSLGYIITGLIGVGIVVLVTYLLGKIAVKNK
- the cbiQ gene encoding cobalt ECF transporter T component CbiQ, which codes for MGNFIDKTLDEFNKVLKSFLLFEEKKESFLCSINERIKIVILLFILIIISLLQRIELIIAFYLLSIIIGYLGKIGVRNLLRTTWIFIPIFTLIIALPTAFINPLNFSFGFTREGLLNALRFVLRVATSISYIRLLILSTSWIKILSGLRGIGIPSLIITIIAITYRYIFLLLKIGEDLYFAKKSRTIKINLKREHSFTANSIGIMAIKSHELSKEVYQGMLSRGITKDFSFSFESKISMRDIVILISVIFIILILFLIFEGIKI
- a CDS encoding energy-coupling factor ABC transporter ATP-binding protein, with translation MKEELIFKLENVSYYYLDHKVALSSISLEIYKGEKICILGPNGSGKSTLLKILDGLLYPKEGNFFAFSQRITEKTFNNHDFNKFFRKNVVLLFQNVDAQLFSPRVEDEIALSLIQLGYKKEEIEEKIRKISEFFRITHLLDRAPFQLSEGEKKKVALASLLVIEPSVILLDEPTNELDPRSKRELIKYVKELQSENKTTIIATHDLNIISELAEKVYILGEDKRIKRYGKVEEILWDKKFLEEVNLI